A stretch of DNA from Sphingomonas sp. SORGH_AS_0879:
ATGGCCCCGAGCACCGTTCGTCGCAATCAATGTTGCGGCGCGGCGGATTTCATGGTCGTCTGTCTTCGGCCCGTTCAGCATTGCGTTAACGAGATCGGCGCATGATGATCGGGCAGTCTCGATGGGCGGGGTAAAGGATATGGGATCGAGGAACAGACCGGCCGAAGGCACGATGACATTGGCCGAGATGAAGGAATTTGCGGGCTTCGCGGCGGCGACCCAGCGTTACATCCGCCGGTCGCTCGACATCGGGCTGGACCGTGAGGATGCGATGGCCCGCTGGTCGCGCGACGTGGTCGAGGCGGCAAGCATCCGCGCCCAAGCCCGGCTGTACCGCAACCTGCCCGAAATTCGGCACCTGATCCCGGTCGACAGCGGCCTGGAATCGCTGGAGCCGTTCATGGCCCCCTTCGTGACGATCGCGGCGTTCGATCTGGGGCAGGGGCGGCTGACCAGCTTTTCGGCCTTCCGCTTCCTTTATGAGCGGCTGATCGGGGCCGAGGTGCGGCCCTGGCTGCCGGCGGTCTTCTGTTCGGCGGCGGCGCTGCCGCATCTGCATCCCGAATTGCGGCGCAAGCTGCTCCAGTCGATCAGCGAGGCGGCGGCGACCGCGGCAGGCTGGTCGAGCCGCCAGCCCGCCTTCTTCCCGCATTGGGTGGAGAAGGTGGACACCAACGGCACCTCGCTGGCCAATTGATCGCCGAAGAGCGCGCCGGTCAGCGACAGGCGCGCCAGCCCATCGGCCCGCGATAGGCCTGGTCGAGATGGAAATGATCGGCATGGGCGGCGTTATAGTCGGGCGACAAGGTGGTCGCGAACAGATCGCATGCCTCGTCGCGGACCCGGCGCAGGAATTGCCCGGTCTTTCCCTGATTGCGCCAGTCGCGCAACACGCTGATCCGGCGACCGTCGCTCAGGCGAAACCCCGCGATATCGACCGCATTGGCGCGCGCATGTTCGCTCCAGTCGCTGGAACTGCGACCGTTGATCCGGCGGCAATTATAGCTGCCCAGATGATCGATCGCGACGACCTCCGCCCCCAATAGCGCGCGGGCGGCGGGCTGGACGCTGTTCCATTCCCATAAGGCGAGCGAGGCGGCGACCGGGCAGGAGACGCCGAGCGAGGCGGGCCGATAGCCGACCGACCGCGCGCCGCCGGTTGCGAAGCGCACCGCATCGTCATAGCCGCACTGTCCGCCCGTCGAGCGTGGCGGCAAGGCGGTATAGGCGATCCCCGCCTTGTCGAGCAGCGCCAGGCACGCCGCCCGGTCCCGGGTCAGTGCGGTCAGCTTGCGCCCGGTGAACAGCCCGACCGGCTGGCCGAGATCGAGCGGCGCCCAGGGCACGTCCTGTGGCCGCTGCCGCACCAGAGTCCAGATCAGCAGCGCCAGCATCGCCGATCCGGCGATCAGGACCATGACGGTCGTCCATCGCCGGAGCGCGCGCATCACCCGCGTCTGGCGGCGGTGACGGGCTCCGAGGTGATCGGATAGCCCATATCGTCGGGGATGCAGATCGATGGCACGCCGTTACGCTCCGCCTGGAAAGGAACGATCCGCCGGACCGGCCAGGCGCGGGCATCGGCCATGGCAGAGGGGAAATCCCGATACTGGGCCAATCGTTCCAGCGTCCGACGGGTCGGGAAGATGATATGGATATCCCCCCGGTCCGCCGCCGACAGGGCGGCCTGCGCCGTCATCCACCGCGCGGCGGCGGTTTCGCCCCCGTCGATGATCGGGGTGGAGGCGTGGCGCGGTATCTCCGCCAGATAGAAGCGCGCATCGAACCGACGCACGGGGACATGTTCGGGACACCATCGGGCAAACGGTGTCAGCGCGGCCTCCTCGATCCGCAGGTGCCGTTGGGACAGCGCCGCCGCGAAGGACTGGCCGCGAGCCATGTCGGCGCGCAGGTCCGCGATGGTGATTTCATCGGGATTCGGCATCAGGCCGGCCGCCAGCCCGACTTCCTCGATCGTCTCGCGAATGGCGGCGATGCGCGCGGCGCTGTCGTCCGGATCTGCGGCATCGGCGGGCACCATGGCATGGTCGCCGGGATCTACCCGACCACCGGGAAAGACCATTGCCCCGCCCAGAAAGGCCAGCGCCGCGCCGCGTTCGACCATCAGGATTTCGGGAAGGGCGTCGCGCTCCGCCCCTTCGCGCATCAGGATCAGGGTGGCGGCGGGAATGGGATCGGGGATCATCGCGGCGTCAACGCATGGCATGCGGGATCGGGCAAGAGCCGGACGGCGTCAGCGATGGGGGAGAAAAGCACCGGCATATCGTCCGGTAAAAGGGGTGGTGGAGCTGAGGGGAATCGAACCCCTGACCTCTGCAGTGCGATTGCAGCGCTCTCCCATCTGAGCTACAGCCCCGCCCCATATCCCGACCGTGGTCGGGAGCGACGCCATTAGCCGGTGATCCGGGGCGACGCAACACTCCAAAGCGGCGGGCTGCGAAAATTTTTCCGCCGCTTTCGGCCTTTCGCATCGGGCATTC
This window harbors:
- a CDS encoding NUDIX domain-containing protein, coding for MIPDPIPAATLILMREGAERDALPEILMVERGAALAFLGGAMVFPGGRVDPGDHAMVPADAADPDDSAARIAAIRETIEEVGLAAGLMPNPDEITIADLRADMARGQSFAAALSQRHLRIEEAALTPFARWCPEHVPVRRFDARFYLAEIPRHASTPIIDGGETAAARWMTAQAALSAADRGDIHIIFPTRRTLERLAQYRDFPSAMADARAWPVRRIVPFQAERNGVPSICIPDDMGYPITSEPVTAARRG
- a CDS encoding extensin family protein, with product MRALRRWTTVMVLIAGSAMLALLIWTLVRQRPQDVPWAPLDLGQPVGLFTGRKLTALTRDRAACLALLDKAGIAYTALPPRSTGGQCGYDDAVRFATGGARSVGYRPASLGVSCPVAASLALWEWNSVQPAARALLGAEVVAIDHLGSYNCRRINGRSSSDWSEHARANAVDIAGFRLSDGRRISVLRDWRNQGKTGQFLRRVRDEACDLFATTLSPDYNAAHADHFHLDQAYRGPMGWRACR